DNA from Bacillus sp. (in: firmicutes):
ATTGCGATGAGCGGGGGCGGCATAAGTCAGATTGTCTATGCCCAACAGCTTTCGCAAACCGTGCAAATGGTAACGAGAAAAGCGATGACGCAAACTCTTCAAGGTGTTGTAAATTCAGAACTAAAGCATATTCTTGGTAATCAAAGTTCAATCGAAGATCTCCCACCAGAAAAACGCGGTGAGGTGATGGAAGTAGTTGATGAACTTGGCGAAACTGTTAATTTGGAAGTATTAATTTTAGTAGATAGTAGCGGAAGTATGCGGGATAAAATACCAACTGTAAAGGAGGCATTATTTGATTTATCAATTAGTTTAAATTCAAGAATTGGTCAAAATCGTTTTTCGATGTTTGCTTTCCCGGGAAAGCGGGATGAGGTTGATAAAATACTAGATTGGACGCCGAAGCTAGATTCAATCTCAAGCGTTTTTCCAAGATTAACGTCAGGTGGTATTACCCCAACAGGGCCTGCTATTCGTGAGGCAATTCAATACTTTACTAAGAAGAAACCACGTTCATTAAGGAGCTGGATTTCTCGTGATGATGAATACATCGAAGAAACCGGCCTATAATGTAACGCCAGGCACTATTATCGAAGGCAAGTGGCATCGTAAAAGCTATTTTGTTGTTAAGTCTCTAGGATATGGGGCAACGGGAAGCGTTTATTTGGTGAAAGGGAGGGAAGGTTTAGTTGCCTTAAAAATAAGTGACGATAGTATGGCGATTACTTCTGAAGTAAATGTGCTCCGTCACTTTTCTAAGGTCCAAGGCTGCCTTGGGCCTTCTTTGCTTGATGTGGATGATTGGGTGTTGCCAGGAGGTAGAATTGTTCTTCCATTTTATGTAATGGAATATTTAAAAGGGCTTGATTTTTTATCATTTATAAAGAAGAATGGTCAGGAGTGGCTAGGTGTCCTTGTACTACAGCTTTTATCAGATTTAGAGCAACTTCATCAAGCAGGATGGGTCTTCGGTGATTTAAAGCCGGATAATCTGCTTGTTGTCGGTCCACCACCAAAAGTCAGATTGCTCGATGTTGGCGGAACAACAATAAAGGGCCGCTCCATTAAGGAATTTACGGAGTTTTATGATCGTGGCTATTGGAATTTAGGCTCACGGAAAGCGGAACCTTCCTATGATTTATTTGCGGTTGCGATGATTATACTGAACACAGCTTATCCACACCGTTTTTCAAAAAAAGGGGAGGTAGGCGATTACTATTCACAGCTAGTTAGGGCCATCCAAACAGCATCGTCATTAAGAAAATACGAAAATGTGATGGTCAAAGCCATTAAAGGACGTTATCTTTCTGCACGGGAAATGAGGTCTGATTTAATAGTAGCAATCAGCCCCCAGTACAATAGGAATAAGGCGGTGGCTCCTCCGGTAAATAAAAAGATAAATTACTCTAAATTCATCCCAAAGCAAGAGGTTATTCCAAAGTCAACTAGAAATAAATTTAAGGGTGTCATTGAAACGATTATTATTGCTGTTTTTTTACTTGTTGCCTACTTTCTTTATATTGCTGGACAAATCATGTAATTTTTCTGTTAAAATATACTACTGAAATGAATATAATTTTTATAAAGGAAGATTAATAATGAAGCGTGAAAAAGTTGAGCAATTTATTGAAAAGCATAGGCTGTTAACGAAGGAATCCGTCGTTGTAGTCGGTGTTTCAGGAGGATCGGATTCGATTGCCCTGCTTCATTATTTGTGGACGATAAAAGACAAATGGGCTTTAACAATCATCGCTGCTCATGTTGATCACATGTTTCGGGGAGAGGAATCTTATCAGGACTTACTTTTTGTGAAGGCATTTTGTGAGGACTATCATATTCAGTTCGAAGGTACTTCCGTTGATGTACCTGCCTATATGAAGATGCACAATGTAAGCGTACAGGTTGCAGCGCGGGAATGTAGGTATGATTTTTATAATAGAGTTTTAGAAAAATATAATGCAGATTATTTGGCATTGGCACATCATGGTGATGATCAGGTGGAAACAATGCTAATGAGAATGGTGCGCGGCAGCTACGGCAAAGCTTTGGCAGGAATACCTGTAAGGCGCGATTTTCACAGAGCGACAATTATCCGTCCATTCTTATGTTTGACTAAGGTAGAAATAGAACAATATATAGATGAATGTAATCTCTCCTATCGGCTTGACCCTAGCAATAAGCAAGATGATTATCAAAGAAATCGATTTCGACACCATATTCTTCCTTTACTGAAAAAAGAAAACCCGAACGTTTCGGAGCGGTTTCAGGCTATAAGTGAATTATTATTTGAAGACCAAAAGCTGTTAGATGAGTACGCAGCGCGGGAATTAGAGAAGATAATAATTGAGAAAACGGGGACAAAAGCAGTCTTCCTTATAAATAAGTTTCAAGACATGCCTATTTCTTTACAAAGAAGGGCTATTCATCTAATATTAAAATATCTTTATAAAGGAATCCCTTCCAATTTAGCTACAATACATATTAATCAACTATTATCGT
Protein-coding regions in this window:
- a CDS encoding VWA domain-containing protein codes for the protein MKKGTLKQILLITDGCSNSGEDPVAMAALAKEQGITVNVIGVVLNDSVGDQGKYEIDAIAMSGGGISQIVYAQQLSQTVQMVTRKAMTQTLQGVVNSELKHILGNQSSIEDLPPEKRGEVMEVVDELGETVNLEVLILVDSSGSMRDKIPTVKEALFDLSISLNSRIGQNRFSMFAFPGKRDEVDKILDWTPKLDSISSVFPRLTSGGITPTGPAIREAIQYFTKKKPRSLRSWISRDDEYIEETGL
- a CDS encoding protein kinase family protein, which gives rise to MMNTSKKPAYNVTPGTIIEGKWHRKSYFVVKSLGYGATGSVYLVKGREGLVALKISDDSMAITSEVNVLRHFSKVQGCLGPSLLDVDDWVLPGGRIVLPFYVMEYLKGLDFLSFIKKNGQEWLGVLVLQLLSDLEQLHQAGWVFGDLKPDNLLVVGPPPKVRLLDVGGTTIKGRSIKEFTEFYDRGYWNLGSRKAEPSYDLFAVAMIILNTAYPHRFSKKGEVGDYYSQLVRAIQTASSLRKYENVMVKAIKGRYLSAREMRSDLIVAISPQYNRNKAVAPPVNKKINYSKFIPKQEVIPKSTRNKFKGVIETIIIAVFLLVAYFLYIAGQIM
- the tilS gene encoding tRNA lysidine(34) synthetase TilS is translated as MKREKVEQFIEKHRLLTKESVVVVGVSGGSDSIALLHYLWTIKDKWALTIIAAHVDHMFRGEESYQDLLFVKAFCEDYHIQFEGTSVDVPAYMKMHNVSVQVAARECRYDFYNRVLEKYNADYLALAHHGDDQVETMLMRMVRGSYGKALAGIPVRRDFHRATIIRPFLCLTKVEIEQYIDECNLSYRLDPSNKQDDYQRNRFRHHILPLLKKENPNVSERFQAISELLFEDQKLLDEYAARELEKIIIEKTGTKAVFLINKFQDMPISLQRRAIHLILKYLYKGIPSNLATIHINQLLSLLNHKHPSGTLHFPKGMIVIKSYNECTLTIEKDEKQQLFFSYSLSVPGEVYITEDSSIKAEWIQSIPENIDGIDFFICNPEEIAFPLHIRNRKTGDRMTLKGMSGTKKIKDIFIDEKLPRDKRDSWPIVEDANGQILWLPLLKKSAFSLRKQHSEQCKSHYFLLLQYIVYNQEL